The following are encoded together in the Tripterygium wilfordii isolate XIE 37 chromosome 18, ASM1340144v1, whole genome shotgun sequence genome:
- the LOC119984276 gene encoding S-protein homolog 2-like → MEQNTKLTMLFQFSIILLALAAVTSEAISFGPKFHVHIVNGFKTDALHSHCKSKDDDLGMRQTNPGQEYEWSFRINFWGTTLYYCSFWWNGGRHQNDVFWVKDQFLNDYCGEKNCIWKAQEDGIYLFSAINGKFEFWYKWDK, encoded by the coding sequence ATGGAGCAAAATACAAAACTAACAATGCTCTTCCAATTTTCTATCATTCTGCTTGCATTGGCCGCTGTCACTAGCGAGGCCATCTCTTTTGGCCCTAAGTTCCATGTCCACATTGTGAATGGTTTCAAGACCGACGCCCTCCACAGTCACTGCAAATCAAAGGACGACGATCTTGGCATGCGCCAGACCAATCCAGGTCAAGAGTATGAATGGTCATTTCGGATAAATTTCTGGGGCACCACCCTCTACTATTGTTCCTTTTGGTGGAACGGGGGACGTCACCAAAACGATGTGTTTTGGGTTAAGGATCAGTTTCTCAATGACTACTGTGGTGAGAAAAATTGTATTTGGAAAGCTCAAGAAGATGGGATTTACTTGTTCAGCGCCATAAATGGCAAATTTGAGTTCTGGTATAAGTGGgataagtga
- the LOC119984277 gene encoding S-protein homolog 2-like, whose amino-acid sequence MEQNTKLTMLFQFSILLLALATVTSEAISFGPKFHVHIVNGFKTDVLYSHCKSKDDDLGIRQTSPGQEYEWSFHLNIWGTTLYFCSFWWVGGHHQNDVFWNKHGFIYDFCGVKNCIWKLQEDGIYLFKSLTGTFELMYEWDK is encoded by the coding sequence atGGAGCAAAATACAAAGCTAACAATGCTCTTCCAATTTTCTATCCTTCTGCTTGCATTGGCCACTGTCACTAGCGAGGCCATCTCTTTTGGCCCTAAGTTCCATGTCCACATTGTGAATGGTTTTAAGACCGACGTGCTCTACAGTCACTGCAAATCAAAGGACGACGATCTTGGCATCCGTCAGACCAGTCCAGGTCAAGAGTATGAATGGTCATTTCACTTAAATATCTGGGGCACTACCCTATACTTTTGTTCCTTTTGGTGGGTGGGGGGACATCACCAAAACGATGTGTTTTGGAACAAGCATGGGTTTATTTATGATTTCTGTGGTGTGAAGAATTGTATTTGGAAGCTTCAAGAGGATGGGATTTACTTGTTCAAATCCTTGACTGGCACATTTGAGTTGATGTATGAGTGGGATaagtga
- the LOC119984279 gene encoding S-protein homolog 2-like, with the protein MEQNTKSTLILFQFSILLLASTAATSEAISLNPKYHVHIVNGFKSDILHSHCKSLDDDLGIRQTNPGQEYQWEFSINFWGTTLYYCSFWWNRGRHLNEVFTTKPEFIHYYCGDYNCIWKAQEEGIYAFNSESRTFEFMYKW; encoded by the coding sequence ATGGAGCAAAATACAAAATCAACATTGATATTGTTCCAATTTTCCATCCTTTTGCTTGCATCGACTGCTGCCACTAGCGAGGCCATCTCTCTGAACCCTAAGTATCATGTCCACATTGTGAATGGTTTCAAGTCTGACATCCTCCACAGTCACTGCAAATCATTGGACGACGATCTTGGCATCCGCCAAACCAATCCAGGTCAAGAGTATCAATGGGAATTTAGCATAAATTTCTGGGGCACTACCCTCTACTATTGTTCCTTTTGGTGGAATCGGGGACGCCATCTAAACGAAGTGTTTACGACTAAGCCAGAGTTTATTCATTACTACTGTGGTGATTATAATTGTATTTGGAAAGCTCAGGAGGAAGGGATTTACGCGTTCAACTCCGAGAGTCGCACATTTGAGTTCATGTATAAGTGGTAA
- the LOC119984178 gene encoding E4 SUMO-protein ligase PIAL2-like isoform X2, which yields MAAISPELVAVMARWQQKTVSLMNSSRVAAVAERLVWLLHSARKNSTKEIQNLCLSLARGIDYALANNEIPDKAQELPRLLKQICQLKNDLSVVAGVMVLMISVKNACKIGWFSEMESQELLTLVNEIGSSFCSIKDVQTGPSDFHSIISMIMGRFYPLMKIGQVLASLEVKPGYEAYAVDFNIPKTISHSPEEKIDTGPQIPTNVTGMLQYGANLLQAVGQFNGNFIVVLAFMSISSLPEAPVLEDYVQSETPMTDSENDIIEGPSRISLKCPISFRRVAIPVKGYRCKHLQCFDFSNYVIINSRRPSWRCPHCNQPVCYTELRIDQNMVKVLREVGEEVTDIIISADGSWKAVLERDDNEDVAHDTELHLNEKAELQESTPGPIFLDLTEDDDKVDTLGSYENEDRKVVPADLRNPSVCTNFTTQPDVNDMNISSQNATAQIEDEFWSGVYLSNLSVPSYVSSGAEIRISTSESTSADFLMSPVLTDAISPAFNQRAERHVNINPTTSALQSQFSAPTNLQLQQAQFVNSTTLQSEYGRSAAIPSNQNEYGRSASVPRNITRTPVAVQALPALSQTNAPQQRARSGYSAQSLASQASLPVAPSANNYRLISDGAPSLLHQHTAAQNVSLQDCTFIPGQSVQQNAGIQASNPFPCAYRRSTEFQNPHLQQALNPRSQSPFLRPVTSYPINQDGARASTAEQWGSIGGTLRPVSRADGLVDLPSEQNWRPVGRMRGSLSGQAYSAALSQYLNLPTQSAQVGMLPNLSLPSSSVPAHFQAFFANRSVPPSLQNQNSSRTGAAGTSGVSGYPPAHSMWMN from the exons AGGCATTGATTATGCACTTGCAAACAATGAGATACCAGATAAAGCTCAAGAGTTACCTCGCTTATTAAAACAG ATATGTCAACTTAAAAATGATCTGTCAGTAGTAGCTGGTGTCATGGTGCTGATGATTTCGGTTAAG AATGCATGTAAGATTGGATGGTTTTCAGAGATGGAATCTCAAGAACTTCTTACTCTTGTGAATGAG ATAGGGAGCAGCTTCTGCAGTATAAAAGATGTTCAAACTGGGCCAAGCGATTTTCATTCCATCATTTCAATGATTATGGGCAG GTTCTATCCATTAATGAAGATTGGCCAAGTATTGGCTTCTCTTGAAGTTAAG CCTGGATATGAAGCATATGCAGTTGATTTCAACATACCAAAGACCATAAGTCATTCTCCAGAAGAGAAAATA GACACTGGACCACAAATTCCAACAAATGTTACCGGAATGCTTCAATATGGAGCAAACCTTCTTCAAGCTGTGGGCCAGTTCAATG GTAATTTTATCGTAGTTCTTGCCTTCATGAGCATCTCGTCATTACCTGAAGCCCCTGTGCTTGAAGATTATGTTCAGTCTGAAACTCCTATGACTGATTCAG AAAATGACATCATTGAGGGGCCATCACGAATATCCCTTAAGTGTCCTATAAG CTTCAGGCGTGTTGCAATTCCTGTCAAAGGCTATAGATGCAAACATCTTCAG TGTTTTGATTTCAGTAATTATGTCATTATAAATTCAAGAAGACCATCATGGAGGTGCCCACATTGTAATCAGCCTGTCTGCTACACCGAATTACGTATTGATCAAAATATGGTCAAG GTCCTGAGAGAGGTAGGAGAGGAAGTTACTGACATAATTATCTCTGCTGATGGGTCTTGGAAAGCTGTTCTTGAAAGAGATGATAATGAAGATGTGGCACATGATACGGAACTTCATCTCAATGAAAAAGCAGAGCTTCAAGAGTCTACTCCAGGTCCTATTTTTCTGGATCTCACAGAAGATGATGATAAGGTGGACACTCTGGGCTCTTATGAAAATGAAGACAGGAAAGTTGTCCCGGCTGATCTTCGAAATCCATCAGTCTGTACAAATTTCACAACACAGCCAGATGTAAACGATATGAATATTTCTAGCCAAAATGCTACTGCTCAAATTGAGGATGAATTTTGGTCTGGTGTTTACCTTAGTAATTTATCTGTCCCCTCCTATGTAAGCTCAGGCGCAGAAATCAGAATTAGTACATCTGAGTCCACTTCTGCAGACTTTCTGATGTCTCCTGTCCTAACTGATGCCATTTCTCCTGCTTTTAATCAAAGAGCTGAGAGACATGTAAATATCAACCCGACAACCTCAGCCTTGCAAAGTCAATTTTCAGCTCCCACTAACTTGCAGTTGCAACAGGCGCAGTTTGTCAACTCAACTACTTTGCAAAGTGAATATGGCCGGTCAGCTGCCATACCTAGTAATCAAAATGAATATGGGCGGTCTGCTTCCGTGCCTAGAAATATAACAAGGACTCCAGTGGCAGTTCAGGCCCTGCCAGCCCTGTCCCAGACTAATGCTCCACAACAAAGAGCAAGAAGCGGCTACAGTGCGCAATCGCTTGCTTCTCAAGCATCCCTACCAGTGGCACCTAGTGCAAATAATTACAGACTGATATCGGATGGAGCTCCATCTTTATTGCATCAACATACTGCAGCACAG AATGTGAGTCTTCAAGACTGCACTTTCATCCCCGGTCAATCAGTTCAACAGAATGCTGGCATCCAAGCTTCAAATCCATTCCCATGTGCTTACAGACGTTCCACTGAATTCCAGAATCCTCATCTTCAGCAAGCTCTGAATCCGAGGAGCCAGTCCCCATTCTTAAGACCAGTGACTTCATACCCAATCAATCAGGATGGGGCTAGGGCATCAACAGCAGAGCAGTGGGGAAGCATTGGAGGAACGTTGCGCCCAGTTTCAAGAGCTGATGGTTTGGTGGATTTACCATCGGAACAGAATTGGCGGCCTGTGGGTCGAATGCGTGGAAGCCTCTCAGGACAGGCATATTCTGCTGCTCTTAGCCAGTACTTGAATCTGCCAACCCAATCAGCTCAAGTTGGGATGCTGCCAAATCTTTCATTGCCATCGTCTAGTGTTCCCGCTCACTTTCAGGCTTTTTTCGCTAATAGGAGTGTTCCGCCCAGCCTTCAAAATCAAAACTCATCGAGGACTGGAGCTGCTGGTACAAGTGGGGTCTCTGGTTATCCGCCTGCACATTCCATGTGGATGAATTGA
- the LOC119984178 gene encoding E4 SUMO-protein ligase PIAL2-like isoform X1, whose product MAAISPELVAVMARWQQKTVSLMNSSRVAAVAERLVWLLHSARKNSTKEIQNLCLSLARGIDYALANNEIPDKAQELPRLLKQICQLKNDLSVVAGVMVLMISVKNACKIGWFSEMESQELLTLVNEIGSSFCSIKDVQTGPSDFHSIISMIMGRFYPLMKIGQVLASLEVKPGYEAYAVDFNIPKTISHSPEEKIRLLVAQTDNSETFACTISPQKVNFLLNGKGVERRSGISVDTGPQIPTNVTGMLQYGANLLQAVGQFNGNFIVVLAFMSISSLPEAPVLEDYVQSETPMTDSENDIIEGPSRISLKCPISFRRVAIPVKGYRCKHLQCFDFSNYVIINSRRPSWRCPHCNQPVCYTELRIDQNMVKVLREVGEEVTDIIISADGSWKAVLERDDNEDVAHDTELHLNEKAELQESTPGPIFLDLTEDDDKVDTLGSYENEDRKVVPADLRNPSVCTNFTTQPDVNDMNISSQNATAQIEDEFWSGVYLSNLSVPSYVSSGAEIRISTSESTSADFLMSPVLTDAISPAFNQRAERHVNINPTTSALQSQFSAPTNLQLQQAQFVNSTTLQSEYGRSAAIPSNQNEYGRSASVPRNITRTPVAVQALPALSQTNAPQQRARSGYSAQSLASQASLPVAPSANNYRLISDGAPSLLHQHTAAQNVSLQDCTFIPGQSVQQNAGIQASNPFPCAYRRSTEFQNPHLQQALNPRSQSPFLRPVTSYPINQDGARASTAEQWGSIGGTLRPVSRADGLVDLPSEQNWRPVGRMRGSLSGQAYSAALSQYLNLPTQSAQVGMLPNLSLPSSSVPAHFQAFFANRSVPPSLQNQNSSRTGAAGTSGVSGYPPAHSMWMN is encoded by the exons AGGCATTGATTATGCACTTGCAAACAATGAGATACCAGATAAAGCTCAAGAGTTACCTCGCTTATTAAAACAG ATATGTCAACTTAAAAATGATCTGTCAGTAGTAGCTGGTGTCATGGTGCTGATGATTTCGGTTAAG AATGCATGTAAGATTGGATGGTTTTCAGAGATGGAATCTCAAGAACTTCTTACTCTTGTGAATGAG ATAGGGAGCAGCTTCTGCAGTATAAAAGATGTTCAAACTGGGCCAAGCGATTTTCATTCCATCATTTCAATGATTATGGGCAG GTTCTATCCATTAATGAAGATTGGCCAAGTATTGGCTTCTCTTGAAGTTAAG CCTGGATATGAAGCATATGCAGTTGATTTCAACATACCAAAGACCATAAGTCATTCTCCAGAAGAGAAAATA CGTTTACTTGTAGCACAAACAGACAATTCAGAAACATTTGCTTGTACCATAAGTCCTCAAAAAGTAAA CTTTCTTTTAAATGGAAAGGGAGTAGAAAGAAGAAGTGGTATTTCAGTG GACACTGGACCACAAATTCCAACAAATGTTACCGGAATGCTTCAATATGGAGCAAACCTTCTTCAAGCTGTGGGCCAGTTCAATG GTAATTTTATCGTAGTTCTTGCCTTCATGAGCATCTCGTCATTACCTGAAGCCCCTGTGCTTGAAGATTATGTTCAGTCTGAAACTCCTATGACTGATTCAG AAAATGACATCATTGAGGGGCCATCACGAATATCCCTTAAGTGTCCTATAAG CTTCAGGCGTGTTGCAATTCCTGTCAAAGGCTATAGATGCAAACATCTTCAG TGTTTTGATTTCAGTAATTATGTCATTATAAATTCAAGAAGACCATCATGGAGGTGCCCACATTGTAATCAGCCTGTCTGCTACACCGAATTACGTATTGATCAAAATATGGTCAAG GTCCTGAGAGAGGTAGGAGAGGAAGTTACTGACATAATTATCTCTGCTGATGGGTCTTGGAAAGCTGTTCTTGAAAGAGATGATAATGAAGATGTGGCACATGATACGGAACTTCATCTCAATGAAAAAGCAGAGCTTCAAGAGTCTACTCCAGGTCCTATTTTTCTGGATCTCACAGAAGATGATGATAAGGTGGACACTCTGGGCTCTTATGAAAATGAAGACAGGAAAGTTGTCCCGGCTGATCTTCGAAATCCATCAGTCTGTACAAATTTCACAACACAGCCAGATGTAAACGATATGAATATTTCTAGCCAAAATGCTACTGCTCAAATTGAGGATGAATTTTGGTCTGGTGTTTACCTTAGTAATTTATCTGTCCCCTCCTATGTAAGCTCAGGCGCAGAAATCAGAATTAGTACATCTGAGTCCACTTCTGCAGACTTTCTGATGTCTCCTGTCCTAACTGATGCCATTTCTCCTGCTTTTAATCAAAGAGCTGAGAGACATGTAAATATCAACCCGACAACCTCAGCCTTGCAAAGTCAATTTTCAGCTCCCACTAACTTGCAGTTGCAACAGGCGCAGTTTGTCAACTCAACTACTTTGCAAAGTGAATATGGCCGGTCAGCTGCCATACCTAGTAATCAAAATGAATATGGGCGGTCTGCTTCCGTGCCTAGAAATATAACAAGGACTCCAGTGGCAGTTCAGGCCCTGCCAGCCCTGTCCCAGACTAATGCTCCACAACAAAGAGCAAGAAGCGGCTACAGTGCGCAATCGCTTGCTTCTCAAGCATCCCTACCAGTGGCACCTAGTGCAAATAATTACAGACTGATATCGGATGGAGCTCCATCTTTATTGCATCAACATACTGCAGCACAG AATGTGAGTCTTCAAGACTGCACTTTCATCCCCGGTCAATCAGTTCAACAGAATGCTGGCATCCAAGCTTCAAATCCATTCCCATGTGCTTACAGACGTTCCACTGAATTCCAGAATCCTCATCTTCAGCAAGCTCTGAATCCGAGGAGCCAGTCCCCATTCTTAAGACCAGTGACTTCATACCCAATCAATCAGGATGGGGCTAGGGCATCAACAGCAGAGCAGTGGGGAAGCATTGGAGGAACGTTGCGCCCAGTTTCAAGAGCTGATGGTTTGGTGGATTTACCATCGGAACAGAATTGGCGGCCTGTGGGTCGAATGCGTGGAAGCCTCTCAGGACAGGCATATTCTGCTGCTCTTAGCCAGTACTTGAATCTGCCAACCCAATCAGCTCAAGTTGGGATGCTGCCAAATCTTTCATTGCCATCGTCTAGTGTTCCCGCTCACTTTCAGGCTTTTTTCGCTAATAGGAGTGTTCCGCCCAGCCTTCAAAATCAAAACTCATCGAGGACTGGAGCTGCTGGTACAAGTGGGGTCTCTGGTTATCCGCCTGCACATTCCATGTGGATGAATTGA